A DNA window from Propionispora vibrioides contains the following coding sequences:
- a CDS encoding late competence development ComFB family protein, protein MIVEVRNCMEDLVFEVLDEVIERNKDMCKCPKCRADIAAIALNFLPSRYIATARGEMYSKIKTLEQQFAIDIITAITYACQIVGKNPHHGQGE, encoded by the coding sequence ATGATCGTGGAAGTTAGAAACTGCATGGAAGACTTGGTGTTTGAAGTACTGGATGAAGTGATTGAACGGAATAAGGATATGTGTAAGTGCCCGAAATGCCGGGCGGATATTGCCGCAATTGCCTTGAACTTTTTGCCTTCCCGTTATATTGCTACTGCTCGGGGAGAGATGTATTCCAAGATTAAAACCTTGGAGCAGCAGTTTGCCATTGATATTATTACCGCGATTACCTATGCCTGCCAAATTGTTGGTAAAAACCCGCACCATGGACAAGGGGAATGA
- a CDS encoding shikimate kinase encodes MKNIVLIGFMGTGKTSTGRLLANRLGRPFIDTDKKIEQENNMTIPEMFSLYGEAFFRQKEREMAAKVGRYTNAIIATGGGIVLDSENIVRLRFNGYIISLTASVEVILERTGRRNTRPLLNCADREQKVTSLLASRASLYREAADFVIDTSVCTPQQVTDEIIAFLRRGGRLRGRS; translated from the coding sequence ATGAAGAATATCGTATTAATCGGCTTTATGGGAACAGGCAAGACCAGTACGGGACGGCTTTTGGCAAATCGCCTGGGGCGTCCTTTTATTGATACAGACAAGAAAATTGAGCAGGAAAATAACATGACCATTCCCGAGATGTTTTCTCTTTACGGGGAAGCTTTTTTTCGCCAAAAGGAAAGGGAAATGGCCGCCAAAGTAGGACGGTATACTAATGCGATTATTGCGACAGGTGGCGGTATTGTACTTGATTCGGAAAATATTGTCCGTTTGCGATTCAATGGTTATATTATTTCCCTTACCGCTTCGGTTGAGGTGATTCTGGAGCGTACCGGCCGGCGCAACACCCGCCCGCTTTTAAACTGCGCCGACCGGGAGCAAAAAGTAACGTCTTTGCTGGCGTCGAGGGCTTCCCTGTATAGGGAAGCTGCTGATTTTGTGATTGACACCAGCGTCTGTACACCGCAGCAAGTAACCGACGAAATTATCGCCTTTTTGCGCAGAGGAGGGCGTTTACGTGGAAGAAGTTAG
- a CDS encoding type IV pilin protein, which yields MIFKKIRTLLKRQQGFTLIELLVVVAIMGILAAIAIPKYVDSTASANGAKMMADLQALDSAIQQYTADHGGTAPAAIANLNTYFAGDTIPTAPTGKFKGKHVTTATDIPAGGYTLGAEGADAGRAVIGNYRADEI from the coding sequence ATGATATTCAAAAAAATCCGTACCTTATTGAAGCGTCAGCAAGGGTTTACTCTGATTGAATTGCTGGTTGTAGTTGCTATTATGGGTATTTTAGCGGCGATTGCGATTCCTAAATATGTAGACTCCACAGCTTCAGCCAATGGAGCAAAAATGATGGCTGATTTACAGGCACTTGACAGTGCTATACAGCAATATACGGCTGATCATGGCGGAACTGCGCCTGCGGCAATAGCTAATCTTAATACCTATTTTGCTGGTGATACTATTCCGACGGCTCCGACTGGAAAATTTAAGGGGAAACATGTAACTACTGCCACTGATATTCCTGCGGGTGGATACACACTAGGTGCTGAAGGAGCAGATGCTGGACGTGCAGTTATTGGTAATTATCGGGCTGATGAAATATAA
- the aroC gene encoding chorismate synthase has product MRFFTAGESHGPCLTAIIEGLPAGLSIDIDKINRDLARRQQGYGRGGRMKIEQDTAEVLSGIRFGETLGSPVTLAIRNKDWANWGGRMAAFGEPEGKQVLEARPGHADLTGTLKYDREDIRDILERASARETAARVAVGGIAKQLLGVFGMTIVSHVTNIGGVQISESVDYALLEQRKAGSDLSCIQPDVEEKMKAAIQLAKEAGDTLGGIFEVAVLQVMPGLGSHVQWDRRLDTRLAALLMSIPAIKGVEFGAGFGYAALPGSVAHDEIFYSEQQGYYRQTNRAGGIEGGMSNGEVIVARAVMKPIPTLMKPLASVDIKTKQAVKASTERSDVCAVTAAAVVGEAMLAIGLAQTLLEQFSRDNMADLAAAVKSYTDRVAAK; this is encoded by the coding sequence TTGCGTTTTTTCACAGCAGGAGAGTCACACGGACCGTGTCTGACAGCTATTATTGAAGGGCTGCCGGCCGGTTTGTCCATTGATATTGACAAAATCAACCGGGATTTGGCAAGACGGCAGCAGGGTTACGGCCGGGGCGGCCGGATGAAAATTGAACAGGACACCGCCGAGGTGCTGTCAGGCATCCGTTTTGGCGAGACGCTGGGCAGTCCGGTTACCTTGGCAATTAGAAATAAGGACTGGGCTAACTGGGGCGGCCGGATGGCGGCTTTTGGTGAACCGGAAGGAAAACAGGTGTTGGAAGCGCGCCCGGGTCATGCCGATCTGACCGGGACGTTGAAATATGACCGGGAAGATATCCGGGACATTCTGGAACGGGCCAGTGCCCGGGAAACGGCGGCCCGGGTGGCGGTCGGAGGGATTGCCAAGCAGCTATTAGGCGTATTTGGTATGACCATTGTTTCTCATGTCACCAACATCGGCGGCGTGCAGATCAGTGAAAGTGTTGATTATGCATTGCTGGAACAAAGAAAGGCCGGTTCTGATCTATCCTGTATCCAACCGGATGTTGAGGAAAAGATGAAAGCGGCTATTCAGCTGGCTAAGGAAGCCGGCGATACGCTGGGCGGCATTTTTGAAGTGGCAGTGTTACAGGTCATGCCGGGACTGGGCAGTCATGTTCAGTGGGACCGGCGGCTGGACACCAGACTGGCTGCTTTACTTATGTCTATTCCGGCGATTAAGGGCGTGGAGTTTGGCGCCGGTTTCGGTTATGCCGCTTTGCCGGGCAGTGTGGCCCATGATGAGATTTTCTATAGCGAGCAGCAGGGGTATTACCGTCAGACCAACCGGGCCGGTGGCATCGAGGGCGGTATGAGCAACGGTGAAGTGATTGTGGCCCGGGCGGTAATGAAGCCGATTCCTACGCTGATGAAGCCGTTGGCCTCGGTGGACATAAAGACCAAGCAAGCGGTCAAGGCCAGTACCGAACGCAGCGATGTCTGCGCCGTTACGGCAGCGGCTGTTGTGGGTGAGGCCATGCTGGCTATTGGGCTGGCGCAGACCTTATTGGAACAGTTTAGCCGTGACAATATGGCTGACCTGGCGGCAGCTGTAAAAAGCTATACCGACCGGGTAGCTGCGAAATAA
- a CDS encoding prepilin peptidase, with translation MIVIYFFLFGLCMGSFLNVCIYRLPQGDSIAYPPSHCMHCQSRLQMVDLIPVLSYLFLRGRCRQCGTPYSIRYTFVEILTGCLFIWCYTVFGIGFPLIKALILTSFLLVITYIDYDHQLILDKVLLFMAGAGALIECLTPSVGLLSIIAGSLAGGGLLLLIAIASKGGMGGGDIKLATVLGIYLGAKLTLLALFLSFVIGGVVAVFILLFKRKGRRDCIPFGPFIAAGAFLSLLYGQELIRWYWSLCMG, from the coding sequence ATGATTGTTATATATTTCTTTTTATTTGGTCTATGTATGGGTAGTTTCCTTAATGTTTGTATTTATCGTTTGCCTCAAGGAGACTCTATTGCCTACCCTCCATCGCACTGTATGCACTGCCAGAGTCGATTACAGATGGTTGATTTAATCCCAGTACTAAGCTATTTGTTTTTACGTGGACGTTGCCGCCAGTGCGGTACTCCTTATTCTATTCGATATACTTTTGTGGAAATCCTAACAGGCTGCTTATTTATCTGGTGCTATACGGTCTTTGGGATAGGGTTTCCTTTAATTAAAGCTCTTATACTGACTTCTTTTTTACTTGTCATTACTTATATTGATTACGACCACCAGCTTATTTTGGACAAGGTGTTATTATTTATGGCCGGGGCTGGTGCACTGATAGAATGTTTGACACCGTCTGTAGGATTACTTTCTATTATAGCTGGAAGTTTAGCTGGCGGCGGACTGTTGTTGCTCATCGCCATTGCCAGCAAGGGTGGCATGGGCGGCGGCGATATTAAGCTGGCGACGGTGCTGGGAATTTATTTGGGTGCTAAACTTACCTTGCTGGCACTGTTTCTCTCATTTGTCATCGGCGGAGTTGTTGCTGTTTTTATTCTCTTGTTCAAGCGCAAGGGACGGCGGGATTGTATTCCCTTCGGACCGTTTATTGCTGCCGGGGCTTTTCTTAGTCTGCTCTACGGACAGGAATTGATCCGGTGGTATTGGAGCTTATGTATGGGGTGA
- the pilM gene encoding type IV pilus assembly protein PilM codes for MKTWAAKLFKTKASSHVGLDISATSIKVVEVARHRDGVVVQRIGSTDIPESVMQDGTIADAEKLADVIRTLVATTGIQCKEVTVGLGGRKAYSREISLPVMSEPEMREAIKWDIDQYVPYAPGSYYYDFAVLDTVENETKILIVAAQQEHVKVISDLCSQADLKLLTVDFEALALQRTLVQDQNMMVVDIGEIVSQVIIYQGRLPVLVRTIPFGGRQFTETVIHHCNVSYPEAEQLKNKELNLLQAQPAIATDDTYAALRQQFIILAEDLSREIRRTYEYYQMQNPRVVMDRIYLSGGGAKLAHLPEFLQKQLQLPVAVHDPLLTLQTVPMYDKQYLTAEAARLAIAVGLGLRGLSDD; via the coding sequence ATGAAAACGTGGGCTGCAAAACTATTTAAAACCAAAGCATCTTCACATGTAGGGCTGGATATCAGCGCCACATCAATAAAAGTTGTGGAAGTCGCCAGGCACAGAGACGGTGTAGTTGTGCAGCGTATTGGTTCGACGGACATTCCGGAAAGTGTCATGCAGGATGGGACAATTGCCGATGCGGAAAAGCTGGCGGACGTTATCCGGACACTGGTAGCGACCACGGGAATTCAGTGTAAGGAAGTAACCGTCGGATTGGGTGGCCGAAAAGCTTATTCCCGTGAAATTTCCCTGCCAGTAATGAGTGAGCCGGAGATGCGGGAAGCCATCAAGTGGGATATTGATCAGTATGTACCTTACGCACCGGGATCTTATTATTATGACTTTGCCGTACTGGACACCGTTGAAAATGAGACCAAGATACTAATTGTGGCCGCTCAGCAGGAGCATGTCAAAGTTATTTCGGACTTATGTTCCCAGGCCGATCTAAAATTGCTGACTGTTGATTTTGAGGCACTGGCCTTGCAGCGTACCTTAGTGCAGGATCAGAATATGATGGTGGTTGATATCGGTGAGATTGTTTCTCAGGTTATTATCTACCAGGGACGTTTACCGGTATTGGTGCGCACCATTCCTTTTGGCGGGCGTCAGTTTACCGAGACTGTTATTCATCACTGCAATGTAAGCTATCCGGAGGCGGAGCAGCTTAAAAACAAGGAACTGAATTTGCTGCAAGCGCAGCCGGCGATAGCAACAGATGATACCTATGCGGCACTGCGGCAGCAATTTATTATCCTGGCGGAAGACCTAAGCCGTGAAATACGCCGGACTTATGAATATTATCAAATGCAGAATCCTCGTGTGGTAATGGACCGGATTTATCTTAGCGGCGGCGGAGCTAAACTGGCCCATTTACCGGAGTTTTTGCAGAAACAATTGCAATTGCCCGTTGCTGTGCACGATCCCTTACTTACGTTACAGACTGTTCCCATGTACGATAAACAATATTTGACTGCTGAGGCGGCACGTTTGGCGATTGCTGTCGGTTTGGGCTTAAGGGGGCTTAGTGATGATTAA
- the aroB gene encoding 3-dehydroquinate synthase, translating into MEEVRVKVGQDGYSIYIGQHTLAQLGSLMGRNGLTGKALVLTDAQVGALYGEQVLGILAEAGFTAELFAVPSGEDSKSLAVAETVFSKAITMGLDRKSVIVALGGGVVGDLAGFIAATYLRGIPFVQVPTTLLAQVDSSVGGKVAVNHALGKNLIGAFYQPRLVLIDIALLQSLPERELASGLAEVIKYGIIEDADLFSYLQKNSRPVLAKEPEALQHIIKRSCEIKAGIVEQDEKENSLRMILNFGHTMGHAVEADTGFGLYSHGESVAIGMAGAASLSAALGLCSQETVDTIRCIITQYKLPLGAPECTAERLLPFLVRDKKAVGGKIHWVLVRSIGSVLIKDDVAPMTVDEILQEITC; encoded by the coding sequence GTGGAAGAAGTTAGAGTAAAGGTAGGACAAGATGGGTATTCCATCTATATTGGGCAACATACGCTGGCGCAATTGGGCAGCCTGATGGGCCGGAACGGTTTGACCGGAAAGGCTCTGGTGCTGACTGATGCACAGGTGGGCGCTTTGTACGGTGAGCAGGTGCTTGGCATATTGGCAGAAGCGGGTTTTACCGCCGAACTGTTTGCCGTTCCTTCTGGTGAGGATTCCAAGTCACTGGCAGTTGCCGAAACGGTATTTAGCAAGGCAATTACTATGGGGCTTGACCGCAAGTCGGTTATTGTGGCTCTCGGCGGTGGTGTCGTCGGTGATTTGGCCGGGTTTATTGCCGCAACTTATTTGCGCGGCATCCCCTTTGTCCAGGTGCCGACTACCTTATTGGCGCAGGTTGATTCAAGTGTTGGCGGCAAAGTGGCTGTGAATCATGCATTGGGAAAAAACCTGATCGGCGCCTTTTATCAGCCGCGGCTGGTGCTGATAGATATTGCCCTGTTGCAGTCGCTGCCCGAGCGGGAACTGGCTTCCGGACTGGCGGAAGTGATAAAATACGGTATTATAGAAGATGCGGACCTATTTTCTTATTTGCAGAAAAACAGCCGGCCGGTGCTGGCGAAAGAACCTGAAGCGCTGCAGCACATCATTAAACGCTCCTGTGAAATCAAAGCCGGTATAGTGGAACAGGATGAGAAAGAAAACTCCCTGCGGATGATTCTGAATTTTGGTCATACCATGGGGCATGCAGTGGAAGCCGACACCGGCTTTGGTTTATACAGCCATGGTGAGTCGGTGGCTATCGGGATGGCAGGAGCCGCCTCCTTAAGCGCTGCGCTGGGACTTTGCTCCCAGGAAACAGTGGATACGATAAGGTGCATAATAACTCAGTACAAGCTGCCGCTTGGTGCTCCGGAATGTACGGCCGAACGGCTGTTGCCGTTCCTGGTGCGCGATAAGAAGGCGGTAGGTGGCAAGATTCACTGGGTGTTGGTGCGGTCTATCGGCAGTGTACTCATCAAAGATGATGTAGCGCCAATGACGGTTGACGAAATTTTACAGGAAATCACTTGCTAA
- a CDS encoding type 4a pilus biogenesis protein PilO yields MNTLLSKLTMDIEQLSVKNKIAGATAILAAFVVIFIMMVILPQRERMAELTVTLQQEEQVVKQLEDYSRKHPDLQQYVAELDVKEVQLGTLLPESAKVSDVLVELDRETKAAGLELVSIKPGEMINQKGYRALPMELVVHGDFHNILDFVTKMDNLSRFTNVLSISTDLHDQILETKLIIATYILGEAPNQKKTEEPKK; encoded by the coding sequence ATGAATACGTTGCTGAGCAAGCTGACAATGGATATTGAACAGTTATCTGTGAAAAATAAGATTGCCGGGGCTACTGCCATTCTGGCTGCTTTTGTGGTAATATTCATTATGATGGTAATTTTGCCGCAAAGGGAACGTATGGCAGAACTTACCGTTACGTTGCAGCAGGAAGAACAGGTTGTAAAACAATTGGAAGATTACTCCCGGAAACACCCGGATCTGCAGCAATATGTAGCCGAACTGGATGTGAAAGAAGTCCAGTTGGGTACTTTATTGCCCGAGTCTGCCAAAGTCAGCGATGTATTGGTGGAACTAGACCGGGAAACCAAGGCAGCAGGACTTGAACTTGTTTCGATAAAACCCGGTGAAATGATAAATCAAAAGGGTTATCGGGCATTGCCGATGGAACTGGTGGTTCATGGCGATTTTCACAACATTCTTGATTTTGTAACCAAAATGGATAATCTGTCCCGTTTTACTAATGTTCTCAGCATATCGACTGACTTGCATGATCAGATTTTGGAAACTAAATTGATTATAGCCACTTATATTTTAGGTGAAGCTCCAAATCAGAAAAAGACGGAAGAGCCGAAAAAATGA
- a CDS encoding type IV pilus modification PilV family protein has product MRYFRGQTGFFLIEALFAALILLIALPSLTILTTQAFQRAQHAHRAVLAANLAREKLEELKAGIETGKQLNFVELPWQLPEERLSEPGGQAVYIRNGQVTEAGPVGRYSLVQVSVQVTWQEHSQSQKVVLETFCVLTQVSAGSENGRPVVV; this is encoded by the coding sequence ATGCGTTACTTTCGTGGGCAGACTGGTTTTTTCCTGATCGAAGCATTATTTGCCGCGCTGATTCTACTCATTGCATTACCTTCTTTGACGATATTGACAACCCAAGCCTTTCAGCGTGCGCAGCATGCTCACCGGGCTGTGCTGGCTGCTAATCTGGCACGGGAAAAGCTGGAGGAGTTAAAGGCCGGCATTGAGACCGGAAAACAACTAAATTTTGTTGAGCTTCCCTGGCAATTGCCGGAAGAGCGGCTGAGCGAGCCCGGTGGACAAGCGGTTTATATCCGAAACGGGCAGGTTACCGAGGCTGGGCCGGTTGGCCGGTATTCGCTCGTACAGGTTTCGGTACAGGTGACCTGGCAGGAGCATAGTCAGTCGCAGAAAGTCGTACTCGAAACTTTTTGCGTGCTTACTCAAGTGTCTGCCGGCAGCGAGAATGGCCGGCCGGTGGTTGTATGA
- a CDS encoding type IV pilus twitching motility protein PilT: MLKQLLQEAVERRASDVHITVGVPPVFRINGQLVRTEHPVLSVQDTASFVEEITKEEQRQRFMEQGELDFSFAIPGVSRFRVNLFRQRGSMGLAIRVVNERISTLDQLGHPEILKTLARNSRGLVLVTGPTGSGKSTTLAAMIDLINNERACHILTLEDPIEYLHKHRKSIVNQREIHADSKSFANALRAALREDPDVILVGEMRDAETIGIAVTAAETGHLVFATLHTGDASQTIDRIIDVFPPYQQQQIRVQLSLTLQGIISQQLIPRRDGTGRVVALEILTATPAVRNLIREGKSHQILSIIQTGARNGMQSMDSSLKALYTSGAITYEDAIIRASNPETFVKLTQQY; the protein is encoded by the coding sequence ATGTTGAAACAATTATTGCAAGAAGCGGTAGAGCGCCGTGCATCTGATGTTCATATTACAGTCGGCGTTCCGCCGGTTTTCCGGATTAACGGGCAACTGGTTAGAACGGAACATCCCGTTCTTTCCGTCCAGGATACTGCTTCTTTTGTTGAAGAGATTACCAAAGAAGAACAACGGCAGCGGTTTATGGAACAGGGTGAACTTGATTTTTCTTTTGCTATTCCCGGTGTCAGCCGGTTTCGGGTGAATTTATTTCGGCAGCGCGGCTCCATGGGATTGGCTATCCGGGTGGTGAATGAACGAATTTCAACGCTAGACCAATTGGGTCACCCTGAGATATTAAAAACGTTGGCACGCAATTCTAGAGGACTGGTATTGGTCACCGGTCCAACCGGCAGTGGTAAATCAACAACTCTGGCTGCTATGATTGATTTAATTAACAACGAGCGGGCCTGTCATATTCTTACTTTAGAGGATCCGATCGAGTATCTGCATAAACATCGGAAAAGCATTGTCAATCAGCGGGAAATCCACGCCGACAGCAAATCCTTTGCCAATGCGTTACGGGCAGCTCTGCGGGAGGATCCTGATGTCATTCTGGTGGGAGAAATGCGGGATGCTGAAACTATCGGCATTGCGGTAACGGCGGCTGAGACAGGACATTTGGTGTTTGCTACCTTACATACCGGTGATGCCTCCCAAACGATCGACCGGATTATTGATGTGTTCCCGCCTTATCAGCAGCAGCAGATACGTGTACAGTTATCATTAACATTGCAAGGGATTATTTCCCAGCAACTGATCCCGCGCCGTGATGGGACAGGCCGGGTAGTGGCTCTGGAAATTTTGACGGCTACGCCGGCAGTGCGTAATTTGATTCGTGAGGGGAAGAGCCATCAAATTTTGTCAATTATCCAGACAGGCGCTCGTAATGGGATGCAATCAATGGATTCTTCCTTGAAAGCTTTATATACCAGCGGTGCCATTACTTATGAAGATGCCATCATCCGGGCCAGCAATCCGGAGACGTTTGTGAAATTAACGCAGCAATATTGA
- a CDS encoding PilW family protein: MKPCRWSMAGISFVELLVGLLLSTLVMTAALPVGTQSLRLWQQHRQQIDSRQAARFAMDFMVRQLRYTSYIYLPVPNGREAGELDFQDSDLPNPSGGILYKKSVSFRLGNGAGTRMKTLYRSVPGTSQPVTEECIANLSFHRDPSMPQQVSIEFDIWEPVARQTVGHLRTVVYCPNLSLP, encoded by the coding sequence ATGAAACCTTGTCGTTGGTCTATGGCAGGTATCTCGTTTGTAGAGCTGCTGGTAGGTTTGCTGTTGAGTACGCTGGTGATGACGGCCGCACTGCCGGTGGGAACGCAAAGTCTCCGGCTTTGGCAGCAGCATCGACAGCAGATTGATTCCCGGCAGGCAGCCCGGTTTGCCATGGATTTTATGGTACGGCAGCTGCGTTATACCAGCTATATTTACCTGCCTGTTCCGAACGGCAGGGAAGCCGGTGAGCTTGATTTCCAGGACTCTGACCTCCCTAACCCTTCCGGGGGAATATTATATAAAAAATCAGTTTCCTTTAGGTTGGGAAATGGTGCCGGCACAAGAATGAAAACCCTTTACCGGAGTGTGCCGGGCACCAGCCAGCCGGTAACCGAGGAATGTATTGCTAATTTATCCTTTCATCGTGATCCCAGTATGCCGCAGCAAGTGTCCATTGAATTTGATATTTGGGAGCCTGTGGCCAGGCAAACTGTCGGACATTTGAGAACGGTCGTTTATTGTCCCAATCTTTCATTGCCGTGA
- a CDS encoding PilN domain-containing protein, whose translation MIKINLLPVAERPSLIPVTRIITAMTAGTLALCAMLFFYHAGWLWHLEQQVADAKNQHELLHPVENNRTEANTRLGRISQREIILAELTKERKPWNALITHLAEITPPQVWFTHVGLDDKEKEKRIKIVGIADKYTDLASLISRLESDDVFANPVLATGERKTEQVVPSTRFEITVQLKESKP comes from the coding sequence ATGATTAAAATCAACTTGTTGCCAGTAGCTGAACGTCCCTCGTTGATTCCGGTTACCAGGATCATCACTGCTATGACGGCGGGAACACTGGCTCTATGTGCCATGCTGTTTTTTTATCATGCCGGCTGGCTGTGGCATTTGGAACAACAGGTTGCCGATGCGAAAAACCAGCACGAGCTCTTGCACCCGGTGGAAAACAATCGGACAGAGGCCAATACCCGCTTGGGCAGAATTAGTCAAAGAGAGATTATCTTAGCGGAGCTTACTAAGGAGCGCAAGCCTTGGAATGCCTTGATTACCCACTTGGCGGAAATCACACCGCCGCAAGTTTGGTTTACCCATGTAGGATTGGATGATAAGGAAAAGGAAAAACGCATCAAGATTGTGGGAATTGCCGATAAATATACCGATTTGGCCTCATTAATCAGCCGGCTCGAGAGCGATGACGTTTTTGCCAATCCCGTATTGGCAACAGGAGAACGGAAGACTGAGCAGGTGGTTCCTTCTACCCGGTTTGAGATTACGGTACAGCTTAAGGAGTCAAAACCATGA
- a CDS encoding type II secretion system F family protein codes for MAKNFQYKARDRSGHILSGVVLAEDQTAAATYVREQGYFITSLQEEKSKTSTGQLLKSLRRVKTKDLAVMCRQFSTMINAGMPILSCVNILVEQCENSLLKEALQDCYKQVREGDTLSRSLGKYPRIFPPLMINLIEAGELGGVLDDVLERLAAHFEKEHKLNEKVKSAMVYPAVVMGIACLVVVFILTFVLPTFTKMFADMHVELPFMTKLLLAVSDVLQHHYLVLLVCIGGLGYGFVFALRKPSFRKQFDQLVLRLPVVGILTRKISIARFSRTLSTLLRGGVPIIVALEVVEKILGNLSMTEAMRQARVSLREGQGLAQTLGASRIFTPMTVQMVAIGEESGSLDQMLEKVADFYDNEVEDMVGRLNSLIEPLIIVVLGITIGSIILAIMLPMFDIMTGATL; via the coding sequence ATGGCCAAAAACTTTCAATATAAGGCACGGGACCGTTCCGGCCACATCTTATCTGGTGTGGTACTGGCGGAGGATCAGACGGCTGCTGCGACCTATGTCCGGGAACAAGGGTATTTTATTACTTCCCTGCAGGAAGAAAAGAGCAAAACCTCTACCGGGCAGTTATTAAAAAGTCTGCGTCGGGTGAAAACGAAGGATTTGGCGGTGATGTGTCGCCAATTCAGTACGATGATTAATGCCGGTATGCCTATTCTATCCTGTGTAAATATTTTGGTGGAGCAGTGCGAGAACTCCTTATTGAAGGAAGCCTTGCAGGATTGCTATAAACAGGTGCGGGAGGGAGATACACTCTCGCGGTCATTAGGAAAGTATCCCCGTATTTTCCCACCCTTAATGATTAACTTAATTGAGGCTGGCGAACTAGGTGGGGTGCTGGATGATGTACTGGAGAGACTGGCTGCTCACTTTGAAAAAGAGCATAAGCTGAATGAAAAGGTAAAGTCAGCGATGGTTTATCCTGCTGTGGTTATGGGGATTGCCTGCTTGGTGGTTGTCTTTATTCTTACCTTTGTATTGCCAACTTTTACTAAAATGTTTGCTGATATGCACGTAGAGCTGCCGTTTATGACGAAACTGCTCCTGGCTGTCAGCGATGTATTACAACATCATTACTTGGTGCTCTTGGTATGTATTGGCGGTTTAGGTTATGGCTTTGTCTTTGCTTTACGCAAACCTTCCTTCCGTAAACAGTTTGATCAATTAGTTCTGCGCCTTCCAGTGGTTGGCATTTTGACCCGCAAGATTTCCATCGCCCGCTTCAGCCGGACATTAAGTACGTTGCTGCGAGGCGGTGTGCCGATTATCGTAGCCTTGGAGGTTGTCGAAAAAATACTGGGCAATTTGAGTATGACCGAAGCTATGCGCCAAGCTAGAGTTAGTTTGCGTGAGGGTCAAGGCTTGGCACAGACTCTGGGTGCCAGCCGGATTTTTACACCGATGACGGTGCAGATGGTAGCCATCGGTGAAGAAAGCGGCAGTCTGGATCAGATGCTGGAAAAAGTGGCCGATTTTTATGATAATGAAGTGGAAGATATGGTGGGCCGGTTGAATAGCTTGATAGAGCCATTGATTATCGTGGTTTTAGGCATCACCATTGGCAGTATTATTCTCGCAATTATGTTGCCAATGTTTGATATTATGACAGGTGCAACATTGTAA